A DNA window from Bradyrhizobium barranii subsp. barranii contains the following coding sequences:
- a CDS encoding di-trans,poly-cis-decaprenylcistransferase, whose amino-acid sequence MQSDMTSRNEKLHVGIIMDGNGRWATRRGLSRLRGHEAGVEAIRRIVEAAPKQGIGTLTLYAFSTDNWRRPKTEVAALMTLLRFYLANEVQSLARNGVRLTVIGRRDRLPDGIANAIARAEDATAHGSALHLRIAVDYSARDAILNAAAKAAALTSLTREAFSQLVTGEAGLRDVDLIIRTSGEKRLSDFLLWEGAYAELHFTERMWPEFDAGDLSAALASFHGRERRFGGLQAIMPDEVPSLSRV is encoded by the coding sequence ATGCAAAGCGACATGACCTCTCGCAACGAGAAGCTTCACGTCGGCATCATCATGGACGGCAACGGCCGGTGGGCGACGCGCCGCGGCCTGTCGCGCCTGCGCGGCCACGAGGCCGGCGTGGAGGCGATCCGCCGCATCGTCGAGGCCGCACCCAAGCAGGGCATCGGGACGCTGACGCTCTACGCCTTTTCCACCGACAATTGGCGCAGGCCGAAGACCGAAGTCGCCGCGCTGATGACGCTGCTGCGCTTCTATCTCGCCAACGAGGTGCAGAGCCTCGCCAGGAACGGCGTGCGCCTCACCGTGATCGGTCGACGCGACCGTCTGCCCGACGGCATCGCCAATGCGATCGCGCGCGCGGAGGACGCCACGGCGCACGGCAGCGCGCTTCACCTGCGCATCGCGGTCGACTATTCCGCGCGCGACGCCATCCTCAACGCCGCAGCGAAGGCGGCGGCACTGACGAGCCTCACCCGCGAAGCCTTCTCGCAGCTCGTCACCGGCGAAGCCGGCCTTCGCGACGTCGATCTCATCATCCGCACCTCCGGCGAGAAGCGGCTGTCGGACTTCCTGCTCTGGGAAGGCGCCTATGCCGAGCTGCACTTCACCGAGCGGATGTGGCCCGAATTCGACGCGGGCGATCTCTCCGCGGCTCTGGCGTCCTTCCACGGCCGCGAGCGCCGCTTCGGCGGCCTCCAGGCGATCATGCCCGACGAGGTGCCGTCACTCTCCCGTGTGTGA
- a CDS encoding winged helix-turn-helix domain-containing protein has protein sequence MSKTDSAPFSYEGLDRVIHEKARLGLLTSLMAHPKGLAFADLKQLCGLTDGNLSRHLAVLQEAGLVEVTKGYEGNRPHTTCRLTKAGRRRFLDYLAVLERLVRDAAKAAGRDAPPLGRLGIIST, from the coding sequence ATGTCGAAGACTGACAGCGCACCCTTCTCCTATGAAGGGCTCGACCGCGTCATCCACGAGAAGGCGAGGCTCGGGCTTCTGACCTCGCTGATGGCGCATCCGAAGGGTCTGGCGTTCGCCGACCTCAAGCAGCTCTGCGGCCTCACCGACGGCAATCTCAGCCGGCATCTCGCCGTGCTCCAGGAGGCCGGCCTCGTCGAGGTGACCAAAGGCTATGAGGGCAACCGCCCGCACACCACCTGCCGCCTGACCAAGGCCGGTCGCCGCCGCTTCCTCGACTATCTCGCCGTGCTCGAGCGGCTGGTGCGCGACGCCGCCAAGGCCGCCGGCCGCGACGCGCCGCCGCTCGGCCGTCTCGGCATCATCTCGACCTGA